The DNA window GTAGAAGCCGTAACAAATTACAACCATTACTTCACCCAAATGCAGAATAATGCAGGAAAGCTTGGATTGACAGTGATCTAGAAGTGTACAGTTTCCATGCGCATGCTTGCATATGGAGTAGTCGGGGATGCCGGTGATGAATATGTGAAAATTAGAGAAACCACTACACTCGAGTGAACTTGTATTTTTTGCAAAACAATAATTGCCTTGTTTCAAGATGAATACTTAGGACGACCAAATGGGGAAGACTTGTAGAGGTTACTCCAAGTTGGACAAGAGCGCGATTTTTCTGGAATGATTGGAAGTATTGATTGCATGCACTGAGAGTTAAATAATTGTCCTAAGGCTGGGCAATGACAGTTTACTAATGGACATAAGGGCACAATAACAATTATCCTCGAGGTAGTGGCATCTTATGATTTGTGGATATGGCATGCTTTTTTTGGCATGCCCGGAACATTGAACGATATTAATGTATTAGACAGGTCACCAATTTTTGACGACATTGAGTCTGGTGAAGCTCATGCTGTGAACTTCACTGTGAATGGTCGACAATACAATCTTGCCTACTATCTATCATAAATGGCTCATCTTTGTCCCATCAATTCAAATGCCCCAAGGAGACAAAGCGCAGTTGTTTGCAAAACAACAAGAAGCATGCAGGAAGGATGTAGAACGTGCATTCGGGGTACTCCAAGCACGGTTTGCTATTATTCACCAACCAACTAGGATGTGGAATATTGATGGCCtaggtaaaatatataattttacataataatatGGTTATGGAGGATGAACGAGATTCGTATTCACGAAATTGAGAAAATATCGACTTCGAACGTTCGAATAGTTCCGGGTCTAGTTCCTTAGTTAATATCCAAACATAAGTGCTACCTCAATTTCAAGTGCATGTTCAAGGCCGATCTGAATCAAATATTCATACTAGGGCTGATCTACGTGACAAAGCACAACATATTCAATTGAAGAAAGATCTTGTCATGCACATTTGGAATAAATTTGGAACAACTCTCGATTAGAGTTTTAAAAACACTACTTAACAAATTACCAATGTTTAgagtgtttgttttcttcttcgttttaaataatatttgtatgtttgatttaccaagtgatgaataatattatttttggtttacaaaaatgaaattatgtgtGTATATGCttaaatgatgtggaagtgagagaaagtgaaaagGTAATTTTGATACCTTGAAAACACTCTGTTGTAGGACATGCTAAAAAGTGAGTGTTAAAATAGGTGTTAAGCTGATGTGGTAatgtattaaatgaaaaaatttgataccATACTGTGGATAGTCTAAGTAAAGATTCCTCCAACTCTCATTGTTGTTGAATCTCTTAAAGATTGAAAGGATATGGGGGAATATCCATATGATGATATTAAGAAGAAgattaaagttaaaaagtttaaagtgAGAAATCATACGACGTGCATAccatttttatattgaaaatctCTCAATATAAGTGTGGTCATTATGAAGTCAGAAGGTAATGGGGGTGGGGATGTTCTTATCAAGTTGGAATCTTTATGTATGAGTGTTGTCATTATCAAGTCAGAAGGTAGTGGAGGTGGGGACGTTCTTATCAAGTTGGAATCTCTATGTATGAGTGTTGTCATTATCAAGTTAGAAAGTAGTGGGGATGGGGACATTCTTATCAAGTTGGAATCTCTATGTATGAGTGTTATCATTATCAAGTCAGAAGGTAGTGGGAGTGAAAACGTTCTTATCAAGTTGAAATCTCTATGCATGAGTGTTGTCATTATCAAGTCAGAAGATAGTGGGGTGGGGACGTTCTTATCAAGTTGGAATCTCTATGTATGAGTGTTGTCATTATCAAGTCAGAAGGTAGTGGGGGTGGTGACGTTCTTATCAAGTTGAAATCTCTATGTATGGATGTTTTCATTATCAAGTTAGAAGGTAGTGGGGGTGGGGACGTTCTTGTCAAGTTGGAATCTCTATGTATGGATGTTGTCATTATAAAGTTAGAAGGTAGTGGGCGTGTGGACGTTCTTATCAAGTTGGAATCTTTATGTATTGAAGTACACACATTTGCCACATAATTTGAAGAACACACATTTGAAAATTGAAACACACACTTTGAAAGTACACAACACTCAAATTAGTTTGGGAACAATTCCCTCAGTAACATGCTCTTCTTTATTCAAGGACATCAACACCTCCAACTTCCTAACACGGGCATACTCCAACATAGCCGAAGCAGTACTAGCCCtcctttttcaatttttttcaagaGTAAAGGCTACATTAGATAACTCCTCATCAATTTTAGCCTTTGATTTTCTCAAAGTTGATATTTTTCTAGCTTTCTTCTTTGTTGCGTCCCTACCTTCTGGACGTATGATGGATGGAGCTGAGGATTCAACTTCATCACCTTCACTTTTTCTCTTTGATCCACTATTTCTAGATTCATTTTCTCCTATCATATATCTTGGTTGGTCACGGACCATCTTCCACTCTTCCAACAAGGAAAATCTTTGCTTTTCATTATTGCGGTACAACTCTAAAGCTTTTTCCACGTAGTTATCATCGGACCAACCACTACACTTAGTTCTGCATGCTGAACTATAATAACCAATAAAAGTTGcgatttttttattgatgttaCGAAAATGACTTTTGCATTGTAATTCAGTCATTGGTTTCTCACCTTCAAACTTGTCATTTACAAATTCTGCAATTTTACCCCAGAAAGTGTCACCCTTTTGGTTCCTCCCAATTTACTATCATTACTAAAATGGAAATAACCATTTAGTAAAGATTTGTTGTCCTCCGTGCTCCAAGGATCGTATGATTTTCGGGTTGATTGTTGTGTTGGAGCAAGTAAGTGGTTGGGGTATTCCCATCAACATCCCCTAGAGATATTTGTGTAGAAAATTCGGGAATATTAGTTGAACCACTACTGAAACGGAGTGTGTTTAGATCATTTGGTTGTTCACTGTATGGATAGTTGGTATGAGCGACATGAAAGTTATTTCAGAGATAGGTGGATAGCCATAAGACATATAAGGATGGTTATACGGGTATTGCATGCCAAAATTGGGTGGCATCATATATTGTTGTGGAAAATTAGGATGTTCAATGTTTGGTTCGAAGGTTGTATATTTGGGTTTTGAGCTTGATTTAGGAAGTAATCTGGAAAGAAGTTGTAGTTTTGTGAAGGATCCATGAGAGAGTTTgaagatttcaaaagaaaagtGATACAAACCacgtctctatttatagatcttgaaaaataaaaaataataataatatatatatatattttattttgatatattattatgcaaaagtagtatttaaaaaagaaaacaaaacaaaaaaataactaCTTGGCGCGCTGTCATTGGGTCGGGTCACACCAACtggaaatataatttaatcctcAAAATTTTTTAATCTCAAAATTTGATACCCATTTATACTCTGATGCACCATTTAGTCTGGTGCATTTAACACCTTATTTAACCCTGCGGGTGGTCTAAGTTAGTTGCATCTTaagattatttttcttaatttgtttgaaGTTCATTTTCTTTGTAGTCATTTTTTCACTGTCTATCCGTCTTCAAATTTTAACTTTGGTACTTTTAAATctttgattgaattttttttatatcaattgaGATTGAGGGCTCCTATTTTGAACCTTATTTAGGCTTGTTTGACTAAGGAATATTAggattattcaaaaaaaattgtttagtgAGAAAGAGGTTATTAAGATTATTTGAGGGAACtgactaaatatttttattttgtaatatttcaaaatgttataaaagatatcatttgagtttttatttttttgttgggttatttgaaaataatgttcATCCTCCACTAATTAATCAACCtcattaaaatcaaaatcaaataaattatttatatcttaaaaaatatgttttttcattatatatatttttctattctcaaataattaactctaattttaataatttaattgaagaagataaatccaaataacccttcaAACAAGGCCAAGAGATGATGGTGCATCTTATATGTCCAAATAACCAAGCAATCTTTTATGTCTATTCAGTTGGTTATGGCCCTCCAACTGagacttgtttgatattgggttatttggaattattatttgttttttgaaaagaaatttgtttgagttgattatttaaattattgtttttttacttaaaatttaaattttatgaaaataaaggtattttagttgatgaattgTTAAAAAAAGGTAAACTGAGAaagatcaatttttaataaaaaaaaattaacattaaacaaACTTCAAATATTACTgttattaactaaatattttatatttattagaatttaaattaaaacactTATATGTCACATtgtgaaataatataatatatatagtacatCTTAACAGTATTAATCAAGCAGCTTCCATAAGCCTCCAAGTATATACCAATTTcccatcaaaatattattttatttggttgaaTCATCAAAATGATATTATGCACAAACTCTCATGCATTCTCATGATTTCCATTAACAAATGGAAATGAAGATTTTTCTCATTTCCTTCATTCTAACCTCCCTTCTACTCTCACTTCTCTACATTCCAACCCATCTAACCATACCCACAATTAGTACCATTTCAAACCGAAACTCAACCTTTGTTGGCGACCCATATCCGGTTACTTTCGCCTATCTAATATCGTCGGCGAAAGGAGAGACTGAGAGGTTGAAACGAGCGATTTTAGCTTTGTACCATCCGGCGAATTATTATCTCATTCATGTGGATAGGGATGCATCGGAGAAGGAGCATCGCGAGGTGGCGAGGTTTGTGTCGAGCGTTGCGGCTTTTGGGAGATTTAAGAATGTTTGGATTGTTGGGAAATCGAATTTGGTTACCTATAGAGGACCGACTATGTTGGCTAACACTCTTCATGGCGTTTCGATTCTTTTGAGGGTTGCGAAATGGGATTGGTTTATTAATCTTAGTGCTTCTGATTATCCTTTGGTTACTCAAGATGGTAAGGTTAGTCACCAATGCTCTCttttaattggtttttggtCTCATTTGATCAAAACAGTTTACCAAGCTATGGTTGACTTGAACAAATGTAAAATTCTGAATGTTTGTCAGATTAagttattttcataatattatctAACTTAGATCAACATTCGGATTagatatttaacaaaaataaagcaATCATCTGCCCTAGAAAGTGTTTTTAAATGgccaatatatttatatctttcTTGATGGTGTTTTTGATTGTTGTGCTAGATTTGATCCATGGCTTTTCTGACCTGCCCAGAGATTTGAATTTCATACAGCATAGCAGTCATTTGGGATGGAAATTGTGAGTAATATAATTTCTCGGTTTGAAATTGCAATGGTTAGTTAATTTAAACATCTAAATTTAGATCTAGAGGAAATAACTTGAGGTTCATAtccaaaaccaaacaaaaaagtctaaattttgaaatgaacaCTTTTTAAACTCATGTTTTTTAACAGCCTTGAAAATGGTTGAAATAATGCAGTAATAAAAGAGGGAAGCCAATAATAATAGATCCAGCTCTAGATAGCCTTAATAAATCTAATCTCTGGTGGGTGATCAAACAAAGGCCTCTCCCAACTGCATTTAAACTCTACACAGGTAATATTACTCACATGTTTTCTCAATTTATTCATCATTTCTCTATGTAAtcataatcataaaaataaaacagataTAACTATATCCCAATATGtgttttaatctaaaatatatttttatggacATTTTTTAAATGGGACACAAAACATGAAACAGGTTCAGCTTGGACAATACTATCAAGATCATTTGCAGAATATAGCATAATGGGATGGGACAATCTCCCAAGAACACTCCTCCTTTACTACACAAACTTCATCTCTTCCCCTGAAGGTTATTTCCAAACCTTAATTTGCAACTCACACAATTACATCAACACCACTCTTAACCATGACCTCCATTTCATAACATGGGACTCCCCTCCCAAACAACATCCAAGGTCCCTTGGCCTCAAGGACTATCGTAAGATGGTCCAAAGCAATCGACCCTTCGCCCGTAAGTTCAAAAATGACGATCCTATCCTCGCTAGGATTGACACAGACCtccttaagagaccaaaaggaGGGTTTTCTCATGGGGGATGGTGTGCTGAGGAGGACGAAAGATATGGTGTTCTTAAAACTGGTCCTGGAGCTAAGAGACTTAGGGCTTTGTTGAGTAAGTTGGTGGCTAGTCAGAACTTGAGGAGACAATGTAGATGATTCTAGATCTTTTTGCAAACATTATTTGTTGTGATTCCTTGATATATTCACATAAAAGCAGATAGGATCTAATGATTGAATCTGATGTTATATTCACATAGAGGGATGTGAtattttatgagaaaaaatttcattttcaaaatcaaaccaatgAAACCAATCTCCCAGAAGAGGATCTGACACATTTTGAGACACAATTCAACAATGAATCTGTTTCAAAAAATGagtcaaagataaaaaaaaaaaaaaaaaaaactttagtaACCCTGTTTTTTCACAAACAAAATCTattgaatcaaaatcaaaacatgCATGTGATTCTATGGGAAACCTAATGGAAccaaattctaaatttatcctAGTCCTGTTACTCAATCAAAAGGGGTAACATAATAAAGCAGGTCTGTTTCAAACAATTCTGAATCTGAAGATGAAACAAAAACTTTTGAACATGACAATAAAATCATTGAAAACTaaaacaataacaaaagaaaagaaaagaaaaacctaTTTGGAGAAAAGA is part of the Impatiens glandulifera chromosome 1, dImpGla2.1, whole genome shotgun sequence genome and encodes:
- the LOC124919254 gene encoding beta-glucuronosyltransferase GlcAT14A-like — its product is MEMKIFLISFILTSLLLSLLYIPTHLTIPTISTISNRNSTFVGDPYPVTFAYLISSAKGETERLKRAILALYHPANYYLIHVDRDASEKEHREVARFVSSVAAFGRFKNVWIVGKSNLVTYRGPTMLANTLHGVSILLRVAKWDWFINLSASDYPLVTQDDLIHGFSDLPRDLNFIQHSSHLGWKFNKRGKPIIIDPALDSLNKSNLWWVIKQRPLPTAFKLYTGSAWTILSRSFAEYSIMGWDNLPRTLLLYYTNFISSPEGYFQTLICNSHNYINTTLNHDLHFITWDSPPKQHPRSLGLKDYRKMVQSNRPFARKFKNDDPILARIDTDLLKRPKGGFSHGGWCAEEDERYGVLKTGPGAKRLRALLSKLVASQNLRRQCR